A window of Agrobacterium vitis genomic DNA:
CGGGTGAAAATCGGATCGTCCGCAGCCTGCTCCGAAAACGTGTCAAACTGTTCTGCTGTTCCTTGTCATAGCCCCGCCGCCAATTTTCTTACTTCAAAACACGGCGCGATCGGCAGCTCAACCTTGTTGCCGGGGGGACGCTTTCAGCCAATCTGGTGAGCAAGGTTCACAACCGCGCAGTTTCGCGGAGCGACAGATCTTGGGTCGTTGCGCAGACGTCCAAAACAAAGGGCATACCAGATGCAGCAGAAACTGCGAAATCCGTTCGCCTCCCGCAAGACCGGTTAAAAGGGTTGCCGTAGGAGGTTTAGCATAGCGACGGCGACGCCGGAAACCGGGACCGACGGCCCCCGGCGCACGGGTCTGCTCTAAATGGATGTCCACCACATTGATGTTCGCAATTACTCCATTTCGCCTTGAAGGGATGTGAACCGACGTACGAGAACAAACAACTTAGTTAAGGAAGCGATTTGATTTTGAGAGCTGCAGATTGGCTTGGGCTATTCAGCTAGGCAATTGCATTGGTCGACATTCGGCACACGCAGATTTCGATACCAGTTATGTTGGACTGGCGGACCGAAAAAGCGACTAACCCAAATTGGTCCAGCAATTCAAAACTCGCCATTGAAGAGCGCGGTTAAGGTGTGATCACTTCTTTCAGCGCTGTGAGAAACATATCGTTCTCAACATCTGTGCCGATCGATACCCTAAGCCAGTTGTCAAAACCGGCTTCTTTCCAGGGCTTGACGACGACCCCGTTCATCAAAAGAGCCTGTGCCACCTCGTAACCCGGCTTCGGCGTTCTTACGAAGATGAAATTTGCCGACGACGGCGCGGCAAACAGCCCAAGATCGGTGACTTGCAGCGCGACGCGCTGACGTTCCGCCGTTATTTTTGCAACAGAGGCTTCCATCCATTCCTGATCGCCGAGCGCGATCGTCGCTGCCATTTGCGCAGCGGAGTTGACGTCGAAAGGCGGCTTGGCGCGCTTCAGCATATCGGCAATCCCGGCGTTTGAGCACAGGCCGTAACCGACCCGCAGGCCTGCCAGACCATAGGCTTTTGAAAACGTCCGCAGAACGACGCAGTTGAGACCGCTGCGACCCAAGAACCGCGTCCCGTCGACTTCATTCTGGAACTCGAAGTAGGCCTCGTCGATGACGAAGAGGGTCTCCGGACTTGTGGCTGCCGCAAGACGCTCAAGCTGAAGCATGCCCAGCGTACAACCGACAGGGTTGGAGGGCGTCGGCAGGAAGAAGACGGCAGGCTTCGCGGCGAGCGCCACCTCAAGCGCGGCAATATCGAACTCCATATCTTGCGTCATCGGGATCTTCGTGACCGTTGCACCGGCCGCGATCGGATCGATCTCATGCAGGCCGAAACTCGGCGTGACGGTCAGCGCTCTACTTCCAGTGACCAAATAAGCGCGGGAAATGGCTGCCACGATTTCCTCGGATCCGTTGCCCACCACGATATTCTCGAGGGCAACATTGGTTCTGGCTGAAATCGCCTCCCGCAATGCCGTGCAACCAGGGTCCGGATAACGCGACGGATCAAACAGATCCGACGCGAACATCGCTCGGACTTTAGGCGAGCAGCCATATGGATT
This region includes:
- the hisC gene encoding histidinol-phosphate transaminase — protein: MKLVPNPAIADLPLYNAGMNIEFARKVSGRSQIAALASNENPYGCSPKVRAMFASDLFDPSRYPDPGCTALREAISARTNVALENIVVGNGSEEIVAAISRAYLVTGSRALTVTPSFGLHEIDPIAAGATVTKIPMTQDMEFDIAALEVALAAKPAVFFLPTPSNPVGCTLGMLQLERLAAATSPETLFVIDEAYFEFQNEVDGTRFLGRSGLNCVVLRTFSKAYGLAGLRVGYGLCSNAGIADMLKRAKPPFDVNSAAQMAATIALGDQEWMEASVAKITAERQRVALQVTDLGLFAAPSSANFIFVRTPKPGYEVAQALLMNGVVVKPWKEAGFDNWLRVSIGTDVENDMFLTALKEVITP